From the genome of Neomonachus schauinslandi chromosome 1, ASM220157v2, whole genome shotgun sequence:
TTTCTGAAACTGAATTTTTCTCCCTGTGACGTTGAATTAACTGCTGTCATTCCAGAGAAATGCTGTATTAGTTTCTGGCAAGATTTTcctaaatttaaacataaaatcaacTGGTCATTTAATTTACTCCATCATAGAATTGTTTCCTCTCATATGCTtatgatatatctatatctgtgtATCTTCAAATTAGGCTTTGTTTCTTGTCCCATCTtcttacttttttccccactctcaAGTGAGAGTCTCAATTATTCATTTCCTGACTTTCTGCGTGTTTACTTTGTGTTCGGCTCATCCCAAGAGGTTGTGACATAGTAGCGGTCAGAAGCTGTAAACATAGActacattttaaagtgtattttaaaatttaaattgaaatgagATTATTTCCTTTCTACTTAGAAAGCCTAGGTGAGCAATTCCAAAAACCATTGGTGAGGGGAAATCATGTGTATGTATGTCGAAATGTGTTTAAGCTTAGTGAATTGAAGCAGCTTTCTTGGCATAGCTGAACGGAGGGAAATAATAAGAAACAAATCTAAGACATCATTGATTGTTAGGCTTTAGCACATTGAAATCTTTGGAGGAAGTTTGTGTTGTGCTTTCTTAGGTTAGTGGAATTAATAGACTTTAAATTTCTGTGTGGACATAAAGCCTCTGTTTTGAAAAACCTAAAAATCCATCATTTATTGCTTATTCcctcaaggttttttaaaaagtcaagaataATTACAGATTTATGAGAGGGTGGCAAAATCTGTGACAGTGTCTTTTGGATGGATAGGGCTGAAAGACAAAGAGGCTTAATTTGCGTTTATCTGTTGGCTCTGGGGACCCCCCAAACCACAGCTTTATGAGCTTTCTTAGGGTGTCTGGTGAAGAAAAGTATTAGGAAATGAAGAATCCTTAAGTAGGGCTGGGGGCTGACCGTTGACCAGAGTGAGTTGGAAAGGCTTTGCAGTCTGTTGGTTGGGGGCTTCATACATTAGAGAGCTATGCTTTTGAGATGATATCAAGATTTGTGCCTGTAAAGAGATTTAACTGggatatgttttgttttcttttgaacagTCGAACCCCATATGGGGGTTGGAAGGCAGCAGAGAGGACCCTTTCAAGGCGTTCGTGTGAAGAACTCGGTGAAGGAACTACTCCTGCATATCCGAAGTCATAAACAGAAGGTTTCTGGCCAAACTGTGGATGATTTTAAGGTGGCAcctagtttttgttttgggtCAGGGCAGGGAGGTTATTCTGTCAGGATATTTATTATTCTCTGTTGACCTAGGTCCAGTAGGTCTTTGTAGACCACATGACAAAGTCATAGGATGGAGGGCATATTGGTCTCTGTCTGTTGTATTTCTATCACTTAGCCCGGTACTAGGCGCACAAAGGAAATCTAATgagggaatgaataaatgaaggcaaGTTGGAGGCAAGGAATTCATGGGGTTCAACTGAAATGGGAGAGCTTGACTAGAAAGGGAAAACTCAAATGGCCTTACATATTTTGTCTTGACTTAGTTGAACTAAGATGAAAGTGAACATGGGGAAAGTTGCAAGATAGAATAAAAgttaagatagaaaataaatattgctaGAATAACTATCAAAGATTTATGGTGAGCTGTAAAGAATGGTAGAGATAAGTCTGTCTTATTGATGTTCGTTAAATAGGAAACCATTTGATATGCATTAAAttggaaactttttttccttatagaCGGAAAGTGTGAACAGAGAGCAATTCACAGGTAAGAATTCCTTCTATTCATATTATGGGGGCTTTAGAGTAAAATAATGTAGTGTGATTATgggtaaaatttagaaaataaggtGATCACAGATTCCATATTCCTTTCTGGGGTATAGAATTGAAGAACACAGTACCATATagtgggaaaaggaaaggacCTGATTCGTTGTCTGATGGACCAGCTTGCAAAAGGCCAGCTTTATTACATACCCAGTTTTTGGTAAGTACCTCACTATTTTCCTCTGAATACGCTTTGGAAATCTTTCCTGGAATAGTTTTGAAAGAGCGCATGCcacttacttttttcttcttctccagaCACCGCCTCAAACACCAACACCTGCAGAGAGCATGGAAGATGTTCAGCACAGTGAATCCAAACAGGACAGCAGTGCCGATCTGCTTCAGAACATAATCAACATTAAGAATGAGTGCAGCCCGGTTTCCCTAAATACTGTCCAAGTTAGCTGGATGAGCCCTGGGGTGGTCCCGCAGGGCTCCCCCCGAGAACAGTGTCAGGACTTCCACAGAGGGCAGATCTTCTCTCCACCGCAGAAGTACCAACCCTTCCAAGTCAGCAGCTCCGCACACCTGATGGATCAGGCGGCCCTGTACCCGTATTCGCCCCAGAGCCAGAACCTGCAGCAGCCCCCGCCACCACCACAGCAGTACACCCACACCCCAGCGCTGGAATACAGTCCTTATTCCAGAACTTCCCAGTCCCCCAGCTATGAACCAAACCTCTTTGATGGCCAAGAACCACAGTTCTGCCCAGATCAAAGTTTTGCATCCTTTCTAAATAGTCAGGAATCTGAGACTATTGCTGTTCCCATTCAGAACTCCCACAACGTTCAGCAGCAAAATGAGTCCCAGCTGCAGAACTTCAACATGATGCCGCCCAGTGCCTGTGAGGCTATGGTGGGCCATGATGCAGGCTCCACCCCTTTAAGCACCTCACTGCCATTCCCGAACATCATCGGAAATCCAGTGAACACCACACAGTTAGGGAAGTCATTTTTTCAGTGGCAAGTAGAGCAAGAAGAAAGCAAATTGGCAAATATCTCCCAAGACCAGTTTCTTTCAAAGGATACAGATGGTGACACGTGAGTATCCTTTTCTGTAGCCGATTTGGTAAACCACACTTGTTAGATGTAGTGGGCACAGAATTTCTCTGGGGTATATCAAGTTAGACCTTAGTAAGTGGCTAATCAGGACAACTAGTGTAGGTAGAAATTGCTGTTCAATGAAGTGAATATTTCAagagttttccttattttttctgtctGACCAGGTTACCTGttctaaattaataaaaatgtccGTGCCTTCTTTGAATACTTGGTTTTGAAAGACCAGCGTAGATTGAGTCTGTAGAGCAAAAACAGATCACGATTAGTTGGTCAATGATCAACTGTGAGTTGACTTGTAGATTGAATCTTAATCTGTCGTGACATCTTTGTGGtcatgggcaagttatttaacctctctatgccCGAGTTTCTTGACATGTAAAATGAAAAGACCTCCCTCTTAGGGTTTttaggaatattaaaaataatagatttaaagTGATCAGCATGGTGCTTGTCATTCATCTTATTGTTTCTGGTAGCTTAACATGTCTTGTTGTGACTCAAATGTGTTATCAGCCCAgcagaaaagacaaattattgTCTGTAATATTTCATTTGAGTGCACCAGCATATCAAGAAAGGGGctagagaattttttaatttttaaagatgaagttaGTGAAGTCAGAGATAATTCAcctctttctctccttatttCCCAGGTTCCTCCATATTGCTGTTGCCCAAGGGAGAAGGGCACTTTCCTATGTCCTTGCAAGAAAAATGAATGCGCTTCACATGTTGGATATTAAAGAGCACAATGGACAGGTGAGGATCTTGTCAGTGTCAGACCGATGACCAGTTTCATATTTATGTGTAGATCATTTTAGAGCTCCAGACCAAGAGTTTAGTTAATATTAACTTTGAGATGTTGACTCTTTGCCACCATCAGCCTTGAAGTTATTAACGTTAACTTTGTAGTTATTTGACCAAAGACTAACTGGGCATAATAAAGCCACACCCTAagcttattttcatttccttgtgttACAGTATCTTATTGCTTACTAATAGGATTTCTTTTCTCTATGTGGGGTTTTCCCCTCAGTCTTAGTTTATGTTCATATTCCGTGTTAGGGTAGTGTTACATATGTCAACAAaatcctttttctctctgaatgtcCACAGAGCGCCTTTCAGGTGGCAGTGGCCGCCAATCAGCATCTCATTGTGCAGGATCTGGTGAACCTTGGGGCCCAGGTGAACACCACCGACTGCTGGGGAAGAACCCCTCTGCACGTCTGTGCTGAGAAAGGGCACTCCCAGGTGCTCCAGGTAAGAAGCAGTGAGCTGGCTTCTGCTATCACAGGGCCAAAGAGATAGGGCTTGGATATTAGAAGTCAGATGCAGGTTGCCTGTTGCAATAATCTATCTTGAGTTGACTTACTCGTTTCTTGGGACTACTAGTAAATAAGTATTTGTGTAACTTGTCTTTCACTAaagtgtatctttttaaattttgcaggCAATTCAGAAGGGAGCAGTGAAGAGCAATCAGTTTTTGGATCTTGAGGCGACTAACTATGACGgtaagcaacagaaatttcatTGGATGAAAAACCATTTAGAGAGTGGGACCCATCAGTTCTAAGGGTATTAAGTTTTATACCAAGAAGGAAGGGAGGTAATTAAAGCTAAAATAGTCTATAGATAAAGTTAGCACTATGGATAAAGTAAGCACTAGCACCAATGGAGGGAATGTTCAGATGGCCTTACTGGTTCTTGTGGGGCCCATCTGTAGGTCGTGTTAGAGACTGTCCTCAAGGTCTGTCCTTGTGGAGCAACTAAATGCCTGATGGAAGCTTGACCATTGCTTTATTATACTCTTTTAGGCCTGACTCCCCTCCACTGTGCAGTTGTGGCCCACAATGCTGTGGTGCATGAACTTCAGAGAAATCAACAGCCCCATTCACCTGAAGTTCAGGAGCTTCTACTGAAGAACAAGAGTCTGGTTGACACCATTAAATGTCTGATTCAGATGGGAGCAGCAGTGGAAGCCAAGGTAAATTCTCAGAAGAGTTTGGAGATGGGATAGGGAAGAAAAGTGTTTGTAGCAAAAGACCTCGTTCCCAAGTATAAACgaaaactttttttcctcttcttaaatTAATGGAGTAGGTAGCAATGCATGGATAATTAAGAAGCTTAGCTTTTAAAATCATCAGCtttcttaatttgcttttaatttatgcGTTGTTATTCAAAAGATCATTGAGCTGTGAAATAAACTAATCTTTgtttggaaggaagagaaaatcctTG
Proteins encoded in this window:
- the NFKBIZ gene encoding NF-kappa-B inhibitor zeta, whose product is MIVDKLLDDSRGGEGLLDRAGDGGLMTSPLNLAYFYGASPPAAAPGAYDAICSSSGPSAPGSPGSDSSDFSSASSVSSCGAVESRPRGGARAERLQVEPHMGVGRQQRGPFQGVRVKNSVKELLLHIRSHKQKVSGQTVDDFKTESVNREQFTELKNTVPYSGKRKGPDSLSDGPACKRPALLHTQFLTPPQTPTPAESMEDVQHSESKQDSSADLLQNIINIKNECSPVSLNTVQVSWMSPGVVPQGSPREQCQDFHRGQIFSPPQKYQPFQVSSSAHLMDQAALYPYSPQSQNLQQPPPPPQQYTHTPALEYSPYSRTSQSPSYEPNLFDGQEPQFCPDQSFASFLNSQESETIAVPIQNSHNVQQQNESQLQNFNMMPPSACEAMVGHDAGSTPLSTSLPFPNIIGNPVNTTQLGKSFFQWQVEQEESKLANISQDQFLSKDTDGDTFLHIAVAQGRRALSYVLARKMNALHMLDIKEHNGQSAFQVAVAANQHLIVQDLVNLGAQVNTTDCWGRTPLHVCAEKGHSQVLQAIQKGAVKSNQFLDLEATNYDGLTPLHCAVVAHNAVVHELQRNQQPHSPEVQELLLKNKSLVDTIKCLIQMGAAVEAKDRKSGRTALHLAAEEANLELIRLFLELPSCLSFVNAKAYNGNTALHVAASLQYRVTQLDAVRLLMRKGADPSTRNLENEQPVHLVPDGPVGEQIRRILKGKSIQQRAPPY